The genomic segment GATAGAGATGGTGGAATATGGCCTGTGAAAGCATTGTTTGACATGTTGAGCACAATCAGTTCCTTGAGTAAATCAATGGATTTGGGAATGTTTCCTTCGAATCTGTTTCCAGAGACATCGATGGTTTTGTAGATTGTGAAACCACTCCCAACCAGCTCCATATTGGATCCTTTATTCGCCAGACCAACCGATTTATGATAGTAGCCTGATCCACGTCCTGCAAACCTAATCGGTGTACGATCTTCAATGTCCACCACAGATAACATTGCTGTCCAGCCTGAAAAGTAATCTGATGGCAAGACTCCAGTGAAGCGATTATCTGAAATGTCAAATATTCGCAGCTTGGGAAAACTCAAAGAACCCCCAGGAGAAGATATTGGCCCATAGAAGTCGTTAGAACGAAGGACAAGAATCTGTAGATTAGGTAATAATCTCAACCATAATGGAAACTTGTCCTTGATTATGTTGTCTTCCACGTTCAAAAACTCGAGTTGAGTGCAGTTGATCAAAGACTTGGGAAGTTCTCCTGATAACTGGTTGCTACCAACATCTAGTGATCTCAAGTTATCACTGATAGATTCCTTGGGAAAAATACCAGAGAGACTGTTATTTCCAAGATACAAGACCGAAAGAATAGTGCTGAAACATGGAGGAATAGAAccgttgaagttgttgttggacAAAACAAGTGTATCTAGAGCAACCAATTCGCATATTGCTCTAGGAATCTCTCCTGAAAACTGATTATCAGAGCCTGAAAAGAACTTCATAGAGTTTGGTAACAAAGGAAGATCTTGGAATGTGTTTGAACTTATATCAAGCATGACTAGTCCTCCACGTATTTGAATAACATCCACTGATCCTTCAAAACCACTGAAGAGATTCTGAGAAATGTTGACATACCGCAGCACTGGCAATCCCCATAACCATTCTGGTACTTGGCCTTCAATTTGATTGGCAGAGATGTCTAAATATAACAAACTGGTTGCGTTTTCTAGAAACTTGGGGAACTCAAGAATATTGCAGGACGATAAAATCAAGGTATCCATCGGTGAGGGAAGACTGAGAGTAGAGCTAATCTTCAAATTAATCCCGGAAAGATCCAAGTCACTCAGTGACAAGAGAGGTGAGAATATGCTTACGTCAAGTGTGCTTCTTGTATTAATATAAGAGAGGTCAAGCAACGTAAGAGACTCCAGTTGCAAGAAGATGTTGAAATCGACCATGCCTCTCCTTGTGTTCCAAAAGGACAAGTCAAGAAGCCAAAGCTCGGTTAGTTTCGATATACATTCCGAGATTGGTCCATTGAAATTGTTTTCTCCAAGGGCAAAACTTCCAAGTTTAGACGGTGAAGAGAGATTCCCAATCTCAAGAGGGCCACTGAAGTCGTTCCTTTCCAGGTCAAGGTGGACCAAAGAAGGGAGCATAAAGATAGAGTTTGGAATAGATCCAGAAAATAGATTATCACTAATCTCAAAATCTTCCAGTTTGGAGAGTGTACTCATGTTAGATGGAAGCATACCTTCGAACTGGTTACTACGAAGGTCGAATTTAGTGATCTCGCTCAAGTTAAGCAGCACATGAGGAAAGTTGCCACTGAGTTTGTTCGATACAAGTCCCAAATTTGTTAGCCGGTTTAGGCTGCCCATCGAATTTGGTAGCTCACCGGTGAAACCATTAAAAGAAAGATCAAGCTTAGCGAGAAAAGTAAGATTTCCGAGTGAAGAAGGAATCCTTCCTAAGAGATTGCAATAATTAAGACTTAAAACCCTCAAATATTTGAGCTTGCCGATGGAATCTGGTAGCATACCCGAGAGATTATTGTAACCAAGATTCAGGCTCTGGAGATGTTGTAGTCTAAACAGGCTACTATTTGATCTCAAAGGGCCATTGAGATAACTGTACCCGAGGTTCAAATTAACCACCACTCCCGTCTTAGGATCACAAGAGACACCAACCCAAGAACAGCAATCAGTGTTGTTCCTCCACTTCTCTGTCTTCTTATCACCGTGAATAATGGGATCGAACTAGTGATGTTAAAATGGGCTTAAGGCCCGCGGGTCTTATGGGGCTCTGTATAGTTTTTTTAGACCCGAACCCGTTtagaaaaccaataattttaATTGGGTACACCCGTTTAAGCCCGTTTATTAACGGgtcttatttaaaattaaatgggTAGCccgataactttttttttttgaattctcgATGTAAACGACAACGTTTAGTGTTAGACGGTCTAACTTAGACCTAATGTCAAAACTCACAACCGCGAAGCATAATCGCCACCTCCGTCATCTTTTGCTCTCTGATCCCGGCGAATCTTTTCGCCACCGTCACGCCACATCCGACTCGGAGGCTCCGAGCATACACAACTCTTTTTCTCCACTGTCACGCCATCGTCACGCCACCATTAGAGGGTTCACGAGGTCTCTCTCTACTCCTTCAGTTCTGTGTTGTATACTTGTATGATTCATATTTGCTTTGTGAGTTTTACAATTTACTATCGTAACTTCGTGGGTCTTGTGTTCATTGTTGGACCCTTCAAGCAGAAACCCTTTTTCTCTCGCGACGGCGACTTGCGATTCGCGAAGCAGAAACCCTTTTTCTCCACCCACCGTCACGCCACCATAACAACAGATTCAGAGGTCTCTAATCTCTAATCCCTCAATTCGAAATTGTATGCTTCAGGTTTGATTGAGTTTATGGAGATTTGTGAGTTTATGGGTTCCCTTGGTTTCTCTTAGCTCTTTGTCATTTCTTTCACCTCATTGATGCTTTCGGTTTTATTATAGGTAGAGGAAGATGGTAACAAAGATGGTTCATAGAGAATAGAGAGTGGAGTTTTCAGCAGTGTTCCTCATTGATGCTTTGGTATGTTATTCTAGTCTTTGCTTATTATGATTTCTTATTGTTCTGTGATCTCAGGTTTTTAACGGTTGATTCAATGAGTTACTTGTTTCAGGTAGGAAAGTCTCTTGATTTTAACGGATCAAAGTACTGGAAAGCAAAGTATTGGCGAGGTAAACGGACTTTAACTTGTTTGCGTATTTGTTATAATCTTGTTTGATGCTTTTTAATTTGATGCGTGTAATTGTACCTTTTatccaaacaacaacacacacacacgttttgatatttcaaagactaaaaaaaaactaatatatgcAGTTTTGATATTTCAAAGAAGTATTGAGTTTTCAAAGAAGTATTGAGTTTTCAAAGAAGTATTGAGTTTTCAAAGAACTTGTTGAGTTTATATAGTCTATATAATACTGTTTACAAGTCTATATAATACTGTTTGCGATGGAGGTGTATATAATACTGATTATTGTTGTGTATATAGTCTATATAATACTGTTTATTGTTGTGTTTACTCAACAACTTGTTGAGTTTATATAGTCTATATAATACTGTTTACAAGTCTATATAATACTGTTTGCGATAGAGGTGTATATAAGTCCATTCTGTTTTTACAGAATGGACTTAGAGTCTCAATACACAATAGCATTGCTCAATGCTCAGAATGACTATATTGCTATGAATGAGGAAGATGCTCAAGATGAAGACATTGAGATGGATGAGGGGGAAACAGAAATTGAAGAACCAGTGCAAAGTGACACAGTGTCTCAAGCATCAACTCAAGCTACACGAAAGAGACGGTTAACTTCAGTGTCTCAAGCATCAACTCAAGCTACACGAAAGAGACGGTTAACTTCAGAAGTTTGGAAGGAATTTGTATCAGTCGGgatagaagaagataaaaaggaGAGAGGCAGATGCATCCATTGTGGTGTTGTGAGATGTTGTGAGATGTTGTGCTCATGTGTTGAACCTCATAGTGAAAGCTGGTTTAGATTTAGCAAAAGACATCTTGCACAATGTTAGAGAGAGTGTTAGATATGTTAAAGCATCTCCTTCAAGGAAAGAAGCTTTTGCAGCTTGCGTACAGAGAGTTGGAATTAAAAGTGGAGCTGGTCTGTCAAATGATGTTGAGCATCGTTGGAACTCTACATATGAGATGCTTGCAAGGGCTTTAAAGTTTAGGAAAGCATTTGTTAGCTTGCAATGGTATGATACAAATTACAAGACATTGCCGTCAGAAAATGAATGGAACCGTGGAGAAAAGATTTGTGAGTTGTTGAAACCGTTCAGTGTCATCACTACACATTTTTCAGGATCGAAGTATCCCACTGCCAATGTGTATTTCACACAAGTATGGAGAATTGAGCTATTGTTGAGGAAATTTGCATCTTGTGATGATGAAGGTGTTGAAAACATGGCTAAGAAAATGCAGAAAAAGTTCTCTAAGTACTGGAAAGCTTATAGCGTAATTTTGGCCATGGTATCTGTTTTAGATCCAAGAATGAAACTGCAGATGATTGAAATGGCTTATGAGAAAGTGGATCCAACAACTTCTAAGTTGAAAAAAGATGAGCTTAGAGCAAATTTGGTTAGGCTCTACAAAGATTATCAAGCTAAGTCTACCGGAAATGCTTCAGGTGTTTCAACAGCTCCAACTCCACATGAGTTAGTTTCTGAATCTccacttgatgatgattatgattatgtaaGTGTACTTTCTTTACAATACTAATTTTGCAATAATTTTGTATCATAATTTTACAGTTTGactaatgataatgatgatgtgaATCTTTATGCAGGATCTTTTTGAGCTTGAAAGAAACATTGGAGTTGGGGTGNNNNNNNNNNNNNNNNNNNNNNNNNNNNNNNNNNNNNNNNNNNNNNNNNNNNNNNNNNNNNNNNNNNNNNNNNNNNNNNNNNNNNNNNNNNNNNNNNNNNNNNNNNNNNNNNNNNNNNNNNNNNNNNNNNNNNNNNNNNNNNNNNNNNNNNNNNNNNNNNNNNNNNNNNNNNNNNNNNNNNNNNNNNNNNNNNNNNNNNNNNNNNNNNNNNNNNNNNNNNNNNNNNNNNNNNNNNNNNNNNNNNNNNNNNNNNNNNNNNNNNNNNNNNNNNNNNNNNNNNNNNNNNNNNNNNNNNNNNNNNNNNNNNNNNNNNNNNNNNNNNNNNNNNNNNNNNNNNNNNNNNNNNNNNNNNNNNNNNNNNNNNNNNNNNNNNNNNNNNNNNNNNNNNNNNNNNNNNNNNNNNNNNNNNNNNNNNNNNNNNNNNNNNNNNNNNNNNNNNNNNNNNNNNNNNNNNNNNNNNNNNNNNNNNNNNNNNNNNNNNNNNNNNNNNNNNNNNNNNNNNNNNNNNNNNNNNNNNNNNNNNNNNNNNNNNNNNNNNNNNNNNNNNNNNNNNNNNNNNNNNNNNNNNNNNNNNNNNNNNNNNNNNNNNNNNNNNNNNNNNNNNNNNNNNNNNNNNNNNNNNNNNNNNNNNNNNNNNNNNNNNNNNNNNNNNNNNNNNNNNNNNNNNNNNNNNNNNNNNNNNNNNNNNNNNNNNNNNNNNNNNNNNNNNNNNNNNNNNNNNNNNNNNNNNNNNNNNNNNNNNNNNNNNNNNNNNNNNNNNNNNNNNNNNNNNNNNNNNNNNNNNNNNNNNNNNNNNNNNNNNNNNNNNNNNNNNNNNNNNNNNNNNNNNNNNNNNNNNNNNNNNNNNNNNNNNNNNNNNNNNNNNNNNNNNNNNNNNNNNNNNNNNNNNNNNNNNNNNNNNNNNNNNNNNNNNNNNNNNNNNNNNNNNNNNNNNNNNNNNNNNNNNNNNNNNNNNNNNNNNNNNNNNNNNNNNNNNNNNNNNNNNNNNNNNNNNNNNNNNNNNNNNNNNNNNNNNNNNNNNNNNNNNNNNNNNNNNNNNNNNNNNNNNNNNNNNNNNNNNNNNNNNNNNNNNNNNNNNNNNNNNNNNNNNNNNNNNNNNNNNNNNNNNNNNNNNNNNNNNNNNNNNNNNNNNNNNNNNNNNNNNNNNNNNNNNNNNNNNNNNNNNNNNNNNNNNNNNNNNNNNNNNNNNNNNNNNNNNNNNNNNNNNNNNNNNNNNNNNNNNNNNNNNNNNNNNNNNNNNNNNNNNNNNNNNNNNNNNNNNNNNNNNNNNNNNNNNNNNNNNNNNNNNNNNNNNNNNNNNNNNNNNNNNNNNNNNNNNNNNNNNNNNNNNNNNNNNNNNNNNNNNNNNNNNNNNNNNNNNNNNNNNNGCGGTGAATCAAAATATGCGAACGTAtagtacttgtttgttttattacgctcgtattgatgatttactGTGGAGANNNNNNNNNNNNNNNNNNNNNNNNNNNNNNNNNNNNNNNNNNNNNNNNNNNNNNNNNNNNNNNNNNNNNNNNNNNNNNNNNNNNNNNNNNNNNNNNNNNNaaaaaaaaaaaaaaaaaaaaaaaaaaaaaaaaaaaaagattacaggAAGAAAGATGGGAACAAACCTGAAGAGTGTTGGGAGATAGATGAAGAGTCTTGACATTGCATAATCGCATTATAAAATCTGTAGCATTGCCAACCATATCGTTTTCCCCATAACCTTCATGGTAATCTATCAATAAGGGCTTCAACAAGCAAAGATCGATATGGGCTTCAACAAGCGAATCAAAATTCACTTTTGGATAATTGCCTGCAACAGTGTCAGTAAACTTCAAGTATACAAGATTAGGAGTATCAAAAGACACACTCTTTGGAAACTCATCCCGCTCTTCCCAGCAAAACGTTACTCTCTTGAGAGTTGGGGAAGACACCGAGGCAAAGTCCCATATGAACCAAGATATATCATTCAGAACTAAGTCCTCAAGTATGTGACAACCAGAGAGAAGCTTGGTAAGCCGCATACCATGCTTTTCAAAATGGACTGACTCAATATGAAGTGTCTTAAGCTTTGGGAGATGAACATCTTCAGCATCAAAGGTGGGATATAGCCCAGAATATAGCTTCAGCCTAACCAGTGTCTTGCTCAGGTAGACCTCTGAAGGAAGCAGATACTCCGATTCAAAATCCAGGTGTAGATCGAGATCGGATACACCGCGTTCCAGCACGTTGTGTATCCAAGAAGTGACGCGGACTGGATCAACGCCGTCTCTGACCTTTAGAGAGAAACTTGTGTAGAGGAGAGTTGCCTTGCAATGCCAACACTCTAtccacaaaatccataaaacTTGTGGAATTGTCTAACTTATTCCTAGGATTCAGATAAACAGAGTCATCCAAATCAAGATTAGGGACAAAAGCAAAGAGATGCCGCCATTTTTTCGAAAGAACCGATGTGGAAGCAGCTTCTTTAGTGGGAAGAAAGGACAGAATATGGCAGTTAATCGCTTCCGGTAAACTACTGAATAAATCTCTAGGATCCATCTTTTTCAAGAACCTAAAGAcaacaaataaaagagagaagctAAGAATCAAAGAAACATACTTTGGAGATAAAAGAAGAGCAGAAGATGGATAATGAAACTTACTTGGAGATAAAAGCATAGCCCACCGTCAAAATCACTCAACTATTGTagatgttttagggtttttggcgATCGTATTTGTAGgcaagaagaatgaagaagaaagagtgagTTTCTTTAGCTAGGCTAgccctttctttttttaatagtgTCATGTCAAGTGTAAACATGATCTTTTGTAAGATATTTTGAACCTTATCAGATAAATATATCTAATCAGAAACATTACTTGAAATCTAACCGATTCAACCAGAGATCATCAAACTCATCGTTACACCAATGGTGGTAACTGAATGTTCCCGAgctcttttgttttcaagtttcaactttTCATCGATATAATATTAGTCAAACTAACTGAATGTTCCGGTTTGTCTCGCTTagttagttttttattttatatatattttgttgtcaACTCAACTTTATATTAAAGCCCACAATGGGCGAATTTGAAGTATGTCCAATATGCGATAAGGATTGAAAATTGAACAACACGTGTAAGCAACGTGTCGCCTCTTCCTAATAACCACCGAAAATAGTTGACTGATCTTTGTTTTGTTCACCGGATGTGTAAAACAAGATTGAGCCTGCGAGCTGAAACACTTCTTATCCACGCTCATCTTTTCCTAAGAACAGAGCCAACAAGCTCTAGCAAACTCCAAATGATTGATCACCCTGGATAAATGATATGCTACTGAGCTACTCTATCTCTGTTTATACTCAGTCAATAACACCAGCTGCAAAGCCTCCGAATGGACTAGTCTTCACTTAACTCCACCAGCTTCCATTATCATATCAACAAATTATACGTAGCTTGAAGTGCATACCTTAATAGAAGCATAGGATGTGGCTCTAGCCTTAACCCTTAAACCGGAGATGACTGTCATAAGCTGGTCCTAATGCATGGTATAGTGACAATTTCTATcgatttttgacaaaaaaacacacacaagatAAATCATATCGTTGGTTCCATGTTATCATTCGATCTCCAGTAGTAGCCTATTAAGTACAGCCAAAACCATGTTATAAAAGCAAATTTTGGTGTGGCTTGGGAAAACCACACCCCTTTTGCCCATTTattgatttcaaaattaacaatgGGCTGCTAACATTCTCTAAGCCATTCAAATGATGTGCTTAGTTGTTtactctatttattttttttattcaattatatcTGTTTAAGTGCTTACAGTttgtaaaatatcaaaatcttaaTTTGTCTCTACGTTTAATTATCAACATacacaaaaatgtatttttaaagtAACAAACATTTCAAGATAATTGAATTATAATAAGGGataacaaacatacaaaaatccaATCAATGATATGATCTAATCAGATATGTGTGTCAGTGTGTGGAGGGTGAGAAGTGATAAACAGAGTCACAGACTGAGCCAAATTTTTCTACTTGCCGCCATTACTCATCGGTCGTCACAATACTTCTCTCATCCACCAATCTTGCAAGACACAGACAAACAGTGTACTGTTATTCAGACAAGACAGTAGTgtattgttattgtt from the Camelina sativa cultivar DH55 chromosome 12, Cs, whole genome shotgun sequence genome contains:
- the LOC104733684 gene encoding receptor-like protein 12, which translates into the protein MLPDSIGKLKYLRVLSLNYCNLLGRIPSSLGNLTFLAKLDLSFNGFTGELPNSMGSLNRLTNLGLVSNKLSGNFPHVLLNLSEITKFDLRSNQFEGMLPSNMSTLSKLEDFEISDNLFSGSIPNSIFMLPSLVHLDLERNDFSGPLEIGNLSSPSKLGSFALGENNFNGPISECISKLTELWLLDLSFWNTRRGMVDFNIFLQLESLTLLDLSYINTRSTLDVSIFSPLLSLSDLDLSGINLKISSTLSLPSPMDTLILSSCNILEFPKFLENATSLLYLDISANQIEGQVPEWLWGLPVLRYVNISQNLFSGFEGSVDVIQIRGGLVMLDISSNTFQDLPLLPNSMKFFSGSDNQFSGEIPRAICELVALDTLVLSNNNFNGSIPPCFSTILSVLYLGNNSLSGIFPKESISDNLRSLDVGSNQLSGELPKSLINCTQLEFLNVEDNIIKDKFPLWLRLLPNLQILVLRSNDFYGPISSPGGSLSFPKLRIFDISDNRFTGVLPSDYFSGWTAMLSVVDIEDRTPIRFAGRGSGYYHKSVGLANKGSNMELVGSGFTIYKTIDVSGNRFEGNIPKSIDLLKELIVLNMSNNAFTGHIPPSLSNLTNLQSLDLSQNRLSGEIPPELGKLTFLGWMNFSYNRLEGPIPQATQIQSQNSSSFAENPGLCG